ggagcctgaggtggaggataacttgagcccaggagtttgagaccagcctggggaacatagggaGAACATTGTCTGGGGAACATTATCTCtactaacaatttaaaaaataactgggtgtggggtgtgtacctgtagtcccagctacttaggaggctgaggtgggaggatggcttgagcccaggagttcaagactgcagtgagctataatcacaccactgtgctccagcctgggtgatagggtgagactctgtctcacaaaatatatataaataaataagtaaaaggaaaTCAACCAGATACTAACAATAATTATAGATAATTAGATACAAGTTGAGTAtgccttatccaaaatgcttgggaccagaagtgttttgaattccagatatttctctttttctttattctggaaAATTTGCATTATCTTTGCTAGTTGAgcctcccaaatccaaaaatccaaaatccaatatgctccaatgagcatttcctttgagcatcatgtggGCACTAAAAGTTTTGgatttggagcatttcagatgtTGGACTTttagatttgggatgctcaacttgTATGAgtaatcttattttcttcttcaatttttaaattcttccaaATCTTCCAAAacaatatatattacttttagaATCAGATATGATAATTGATagtatttaaaattatcaaaaaattactattataaaaatagtatgcTCTACAACCCAGCTGTTCCAAACAGTTAAACAGAAAGACAAGGGCTCTGAATTATCCCTTAACttcataaataattaataattattttcataaataaagggCAAGACTAAGAAAAGGTGTGGAATTAAGTAGTGTGGTGATGTCCAATTACTTGGAAATGTGAGCAAATGTTCCTATCCCTTAgaacaaattacatttttaaaaattcattcacttGCTTACTTATTTACTTAAGTACATCCCCAAACTGGTTGAGCTAAAAGAAATTTTACGCTATGCTTTGTTGTTTCTTGGAGGTACAGGATAAACGATGGGACAAAACTGGAAAAGACAACAAAAGCTCTGGAATGTTCCACAGCTTCTTTTCATTCGAGTTCCTCACTCCATCTATGACACTTCCTTACTAAAGGTAtggcctgcctccctcctctctctcttctttcttttctttctttctttctttctttctttctttctttctttcttctttctttctttctttctttctttctttctttctttctttctttctttcttcctttctttcacagATAGAGTGACCTGTCTGTCCTTCAAGGTCTGAGGActttttctgctgtctttgttTACCTAGCATTAGGAAGAATATTTGTCCCAAAATAAGCCCTTGCTGAATGTTGAAGGCCATGCATGAGTGAATTAATGAGCCCTTGGGTAACCTCCTACACCCGCCCCATTTCAGGAGCTCTGGTAGACGGTCACCTCTTCATGGCTGACCCACTGTCAGCAATGGGAAACTTACTAATTGGCCACACTGTGGCTGCCTTTTGAAGAGCTCCTTTTAGTCAAAGTTAGTTAAAGTCATTCTAATAAATAGGCTGTAAAAATTTCAGTTCTCTCCTAAACCCTCAAGGAAGGATCAACAACAGGGTAAGAATATTAGTAATGTTACCTGCTACTTCTCATTTAGGAAGTTTAGGGTTTTACTAAGGAAAAGAAGTAGGCATTTTTTGCTTTGGAAACTCCCATTGCACTCTGGAGTTCTGCTCTTGAAATTGGCTTCCAATTTTCATATTATCTTGTTCTCAatcattttaaaaggcaaaattagtTATTCAGGAGTGGAATTCATTCTCTTCAAATATattatcctttaaaatatctACTTCAGAAACTAAAGCTGAAATAGTATCTCAAATTATGAAGCACTTGGCTTTGCTACTTTCACTCCAGATAGATTTTCGATATTAAGTTTaaggccaaaaaaataaaaacaaaacaaaacgctaACTCACAAATTTCAGGCCCACACAAAATGTCTAACAGGTAAAAGTCACCTTACTCTACCTTTACATATAATTATCTGAAGTTTAGTTTTTATTGCATAGTTACTAACTCATTTTGAAAGCTCtattattgttttgaattttttggcCTAGGGTGAACttattttatcttgatttttctaGAATGTTGATGCCACTATCTATTTCCCTATCTGTAAAGTGAACAGAATAAATTGTTCATCTCCTTGGATTGTTGAAAATTAAGAGATTATGCATGCAAAATACATGCAAATACGAATGCAAAATGCTGAGCACAGTATATAATGAACACTTAAGATATCTTAGGTATGTAATAGTAATTGAAGTCTTGACCCTTCTTATTTCTTTCTACCTTTAAGAAAGTAGCCTTTTAAATGGTCTCTCTACCAATGATCTCTTTCCTTGAGCCCATTCTCCACTGCAGGGCcattttttcaaatacaaactTGTCAGTTGAGAGTATGGTGTTTTGGGTTGGATCATTTGTTGGAAAGGCGTGGGAAGCTGTCCTGTGCTTTGCAGGATGCTGAGCAAATCCCAGGCCTCTACTCACTGAATGTAAGGAGCACCCCCTCCTCCTCTCACCAATTAGGACAATCAAAACATTTCGCAgtcattgccaaatgtcccctgggagtCAAAATCATTCCTGTTGAGAGTCACTGCCTTAAAGACTTTGATGGCTCCTCATAGGATAGTTAATCCTTAAACTCTTAACATAGCCAAAAGGTTTCTATCATCTTCCCCTAACAGTCTTTTCACAATCAGACTCTATGTTCCCTttgaactcaaaaaaaaaaaaaaaaaaaaaatttagaatttctaACAGGTTTCCAGGTGTTGTGTATGCCATTTGAGAACCAGTATTCTAGTCCCTAAGGAAACTCCTCATCTAAGACTCAGATAAGATTATCATCTCATTTAGGAAACTTTCCTTGACTGTTTAGGGAGCTTGTTTACATTCTTTGTTTTCATGGCACCTTTTTACTAATGATATAATGAACCCTTACCATGTTATTCATCCATCTATTTCCCTTGCTTTTGAGAACTTTCAGTGGGAAATTTTCTACCAGTCCAGAGGCCTAGCATATTTCAGCTCTGTGTAGCTTATTACAACCTACTTTCCTCAATAAGGATCAATGAAATTATAAGATCCTGTAAATCCTTAGATGTCCCTCAGTTCAAGACAATTACCTAGAACTTTTTACTCACATATTTTCATCATCATACAGATTAGCAGAAGGCTGTTTAAGCAAATGAAGAGAGGAAACTCCCCAATTGTTATTTTCCAATtgttgcacattaaaaaaaatatatatgtttagcaAGAGAAGCCTCTCATTTCCATAAAAGTTAGCTTTCAATACATCACAATTTGAATGCTGTGGAACTCCACAGACTCATCAAAATCACCTGTTCTGTTCAGACAGGACCTCAACCAAGGGCAACAGCGCTACTTTTACAGCATTATGAGGATTTACAACTCCAGGCCCCAGTGGGAGGCCCTGCAGACCCGCTACATTCACAGCCTTCAGCACCAACAGCTGCTTGGTAAGTTTAACTACGTGATCCAAACTAAGCACCTAAGGAATCAACTTGTGCTGTAGCCAGAAGTCGTTTCCAGATAAATAATTCAAGTACAATGGCATCTACTGGCGTGCTATTTTATCAACATAGTAGTTGGTTAACCAAGTTTCAAAGTGCTTATTCTTGACAATGGAAAGCAAGGTTTTATGGGTAAATTAATAGGGTTTAAAGAAATTCAAGTATGGATTGTGATAAAATGTCAACTCTCTGAGATTTGTGGGAACTTAAGTAAATCAGTGGGTCTGGGCTTACAAAACCAGGCGAGGCTCAAAGCACAGCTCAGCTCCTTGCTGTGTGCGAACTCAGAAACTTGGTTTACTCATGACAATAATAGTTACATTTATTGCTCATTGACCACGTTCCAGACATTGTGCCAAGAGCTTTACATACGATATCTCATTTTATCTCCAATTTATGGCATAGAAAATGGAAGCTCAGGCAGGTTATGTAACTTGATCAAGATCACACACaggaaataaatgttagttaGGACTTCAAGCCAGAGCTGTCACCTCCAAAGTTTATACATTTTCAGCCCCATCCTCTGCTGTCTCTCTTCTTTCAACCTCTTTAGATTTGATGAAGCACAAATGAAATAATGGTTGTGAAAGACCTTCACAAATTGTAAGCATCAACTTACCGAAAGGCATAATTGTTGTAAAGTCCCTTTTCTTGGCAGGAAATGCTTTCAGTTGCTGGCTGCCCTTCATCATACTGTTCTCCTAACTCCACTAGAgtgctttttaaacaaaaatctaCTCACTTGGCTTTAGCACATCTACTTTAtgctgttgtttttgtatttacaCAAACGGAAAGTGTGGTTTGTGCAattgatttaataaaaacaataacaataggTACCTTTTATTGAGGGCTTCCTACGTGTCAGGTGCTGGTCTAAGAACTTTGCAGGTATTGTATTTAACACTCAAACACCTCTACGTGGCAGGTGTCTTTATGACCTACagtttacagaagagaaaactaaaacgTGGACAAGTTAAATAGCTTGACCAGGGTCATGCAACTATTGAATAGTAAACAGAGAAGCCAGGATTCAGTCTGGTCCACATGATTGTCTGAAGTGTCACTAGAAGCATCATCTAGTAGCTTTGTTTTTATAGCAAAATTGCATAGAAGCCAATGCATCCAGAAGCGGAAGTATTCAATGCTTAGTGCATATAAAATCCACCAGGTACCTTATCAAAATGCGGATTTCCAAGCTTAACCTTCAGAGTTCCTGATTCAGAAGGTCTTTAGAGTcataaatctgcatttttaattagCATTTTGAAAAAGCATGTGGCCTCAGCCCAGTGATTCACCAGTTGGTGTTCTGCAGACTACATGTTGAGAAACACTGAGAGAGATCAAACATATCTTTCCGGTTTGAAGAAAGTTTTGATATTGAAGATATCATGGCTCAAGTCCCTTTCCAAATAATTTGACATGTTAATCAATGACTCAGTGTTTATTAACTTATTGAATgagaaatgcaaaagaagaaaaatacacttCCAGTCTTCAAAGATCATATAATCTGGGCATGCTCACCACAAGAGTAGAAAAAATTGTGTACACATAAGTAAATgtttgcagttttgttttcttatttgctttGTAAAATTGCTGATTTTGAagtttctctcatttctttccctTACGCTATATTACTCAACGGGAAGCCTTGTCTTATGCTCTTGTGCTTAGAGATTCAACCAAGAGAGCCTCAGCCAAGGTAGCTCCTCAAAGAACCATTTCACGGAAAACTTCAGCCATGACAAGAAGATGTCCATCAGTACTACCTGTATCTGTGGTTCTACTTAGGGCCCAAAGTAAAAGGGGCCAAATGCTCAGGAACTGAGACTTGGCAGCATTTTTGGAAACAGGAAGTTTGCCCATGTATCCCTGGTATCTAGTGGGTGCTTAgtgcatatttgttgaatgacagTGAATAATTTCTAATATAAACCCCAGACCTAAAAATAATCTCTGATTCATAAAAATTTTGCCAGCAAGACCAAGAGGTTTAAGAGCAATGGAGCCGAGAGTAAGCAAGCCTTTCCACATAACATCCGTAGAGTAAAAGGACTTTTAAAGCTTTCAAAGTAAAAGTTTCCTTTGAATTAGAACCTCCCAGAGAAGTCCTCAAAACAGTGAAAGGGGACAAGTGACCAGAAGGAGCCAGGTCCTCTGTCACTGGGTGACCATTTCTTGCAAACTATCGtgcatacattttgaaaatatacataacaacACGGGGTTAACACAGATCATAGAGGGCTTACAAAACTATATCATCCCAGCAACAACTGGCCTGTacatttccttcctctcctcttccccatcACGCAATGGCATTTAATATGGTCCCAAAGCTCTTTTAGTTCTCACCTGGTTTGATCACTTTGTGTCATCTTGAAACGTGCACTTATCAGTCTACCACAGCTGAATTGATTTTACGCAGCTGTAACTGGCCTTGACATGGATAAGAGAATTCATGCACACATCTTTCCCTGGCAGCTGAAGAAACACTCTTAAAAGAATGTGAAATAGCCCTGAAGACTTGATTTCAAGTTCAACCTTTCTGTGGCCTCAAATGCTTTAAGCAAAGTACACAAAACTATACTAAGCAAAAAGTGAGATAGCAGTGAGTCAGTTCATCATATAAATGGCATAGTGTTGCGTTAGTTATATTTAATGGTTATTTTCATCACCAGagattttgtgtatgtgtgtgtatgtatgtgtgtatgtgtgtgtgtgtctgtgtgtgtgttaaaaatcAGTCACCAGTTCTCAAGTaaagtcaaaacaaacaaaaaaaatgcttcttcctcatcattttaaaatacatcacCCCATTCAAATCAGCTAATGCCTATGAAAGGAATTGGTTGATGTGGAATATAAACTTGATTGACAAGAGATGTGCTAACATTGATCTGAAAGGAATATGCTGcattattatcagaaaaaaatcattatcttCTCTTTGCAATCAtgaacatataacatataaaatttgTCATGAGATTCTGAAAACTAGTATTGAGGTCCAGCACTACTTCTGAGCTCCTGTCTGACTTTTCTTTGGGAGGAATGGGAAGCGTGGTTGGCCCACTAGTCTGATAAGAAGTCTTGAGGAAACTAATACTGACCTTGCTGGGATCATTCACTTAATCATAAAGACGCTTCTTGACCTCTGCAAATTCTGGCCCTGACATGTATTCTAAATACCTTTATAGTTCTAAGTTAGAAATTGTTACATagacttaaaagaagaaaagacttcAGTGGGACTGGGATGAGCTGCATGATAGTTTCATAAAGCAGAGAGGTTGGTGGGAGACCTAACTTGGCCTATACTAACCTTCCCATTGTTTTCACAATGGGCCTTTTATATCCTCTGATCTGCTTGCCTGCACTTTTATCTTAGACTATTTTTTGATGGGCATAGGTATTTGCTGTGTAAGCCTTACCTAGTGATGCAGAATATCAAGGAGGCCACTTACAATTCTAAGCTGCATCCCTGTATCAAAAATCTCAGAAGCACCTTGCATCTGATAGAGGCTTTTAAGAGCAGATTGACAGGTGAATGTCACAGGTCCACAAGAAGGACAAATAGATTTAAGTTGGTACAAAAGTTTCCATTTGTTGGTTCTCCCTTTTAAGAAGATAATGTGCCCCTGCACTTGAGTACCTTACTTGAAACTTAAAGAAATGTAATTGGTTATGGTGCTGGGAGAAAGGGGTGTACCTGGGAGGACATCGAGAAAGATAaacaaaggggaaggaagagaggacaaCCTGTAACTTTTAGCAAAGGCTACCACTTTTAACTGTTAGAGAAAATGCTATTGCTAGAACTCACAATGTCAATATACATTATCAGAACTTAAGTCCTGGAGATCAGAGACTGTTTCACCTGAAATTGCTAGCACCTAGAATGGCCCCTGGTTGCGGTAGGCAATCAATAACACTCTTTGAATAATAACGAGGCCTTCAAAGATTCTGCAAGTCAGACTGGCCTCTGGCTTTGTGATATTGTTCTAGGGTCCCAGGAACCCACAATTGTTGATGAGGAGTAGCAGTAGAATATCAAGGAGAGATGTGAGTCTACCCCACAAGGGGCAGGCAATAGAGGGTACactggaaagaattttaaaacaataataaagctGACTACAAGTTGAACTATTTTTTATTACCACCACAAGCCAGCAATTCTAAATAATATCAGTGATAAAATATTCATCCCCCAAAATCTTTTATTGGACTAGGTTCTAAACAATTTCTGAGGTTACCGTTGagttttaaataatacatatatgtaagcTTCAAAGTAGCGCATTTGTATGGCTTTTCTTCAATAACCATTTTACTCCACATGGAAAGTAATTCAGAGAACTTCCTGCTATATGGTCAGCTCTCAGTACATACAGTATCAGCTCATGTGTCTCTAGCCCCTGTAGTACTATATACTCTTGCATTTAAATGATAGATTTGAAATGAGCAATGATTGTGCCATGATTGTAAAGACAAGAAACATAACCTGAAATACTTCAATTTTTGATTCTATGTGGCAgtttagagtttttaaaacaatttttatgcatcatttatatacaataaatgcACTCGAAGTTCAatgaatttttcttcatttcaattactatattttaatttcaagatCTATGTAACTTTGTTATAAATCTTTTTTGTAATCAGCTTTTATAGTCTATTTTTGCTTGTATATgtattccctctttttttaaaaaaaatatagattcagtgggtacacatgcaggtgtgttacatgggtatatttcaTAATGCTGGGGTTTGGATTTCTATAGAACCCATCACCTAAATAGTAaatatagtacccaataggtcaCTTTTCGACCCTTGTCCCCATCCCTCTCTATCTGTTGGAGTCATCAGTatctattgtttccatttttatatccAAATGTACCCTTTGTTTacttttcacttataagtgagaatatgtggtatttgattttctgtttctgcattaattgattgtggataatggcctccagctgaattcatgttgctgcaaaggacatgttttattcctttttatggctgcatagtattccatggggtgtgtgtgtgtgtgtgtgtatgtattacattttttaaatccaatccactgttgatggacacttaggttgatactatgactttgctattgtgaatagtgctatgataaaCATATGAATGCAGATGTCCTTTtgagaaaacaatttcttttcctttgggtagatgcccagCTGTAGCATTGCTAGGTGGactagtagttctatttttatttctttgagaaatctccatactgtttttcatagaggttAAAAGTTTAATGAATcttgacaaatgcatacagtcACATAACCACCACAATTGACATAGAACGTTTTCACTACCCAAATGTTACCCTATCCTTTTGCAATCAATCTCCTCCCCTAAAGTCTGGCCCCATGGAAATCACTGAGCTATTCTCTATCACTCTAATTTTGCCTTCTCTAGAATTTTGCATAATTGGAGTCAGAGTATAGTGTTTTACACCTGGTTTCTCTCACTAGCATGATGCTATTGAGGGTCCTCATGTTGCATGTGTCAgcagtttgttccttttctttgctgagttacattccattgtatggatacaccacaGTTTGCTTATCCAGTCCCTGGTTGATGAGCATTTGGAGTTTTTGGACTATGAGGCATAAAActtctataaattttaaatgtaggcCTTTGCATGAacctaagtttttatttctcctggatAGTTTCCTAGGAGCACAATTACTAAGTCACATAGCAGATTTAGGCTTAATTTTATAAGATACCGCCATAgtgctttccaaagtggttgcaccgtTTTGCACTCCCACTAGCAATGAAGAAGAGCCCTAATTGCACCATATTCTTACAATGTCCAACagtttaatttttgtgttctagTGACTGTAGCTGCTGGGTAGAGGAGAATTTGTGTATGTGGAAAATACAAGCATTGCAGCTACTAGTTACAGTTACCCTCTTACTGGTAACAGTGATAAATTTCAGGAAAGAGGATCATGATAGATATGGGGTGATGATACTGATAATCTTGGAGATttaacagaagaaatttctaagtttAGCAGTGAACCCTGATAactcttcagtttatttttagggaagaaagacaggaattagaggaagtgaggaaaaggaaaaagaagtaacCCCTGCAGGAAGGACCATCCCTGGAAAAAACTGTGGTATGAATTCAGTGTGTACTCATTAACTTCTTACCTTTCCTTGTTTGTATTGCTCTTCAGGTTCAGAAATCAACACCCTATCACCGCTACCAAAATCTTTATGCACTGTATTATTTATTGattgctgcataataaattactccaaaatttcatgtcttaaaacaacaatatttaCTACCTCACACTTTCTGTAGTCAGGCATCTAGACATGGCTTAGCTGAGGCTGCTGGCTCATGGTCCTACACAaggctgaaatcaaagtgtcCACTGAGGCTGTGGTCTCATTTGAAGATTCAAACAGGAAAGGCTCCACGTCCAAGCTCACTCCGGtaattgttggcagaattcagttccctGGGGCCTGGTGGACTCAGGGCCTCAGTTCCttactggctgttggctggaggctgCTTTCATAGGCCCTGCCACATAGGCCACTCGACAGGGCATCTCGCCAATGGCAACTTGCTTCATCAGAGTTAGAAAACCAGAGAGTGTGTGTAATGTGGAAGTCACGATCTTTTATAACTTAACCTATCAGTTTCACTAAGTTCTATTCAATAGAAACAAGTCACTAGGTCCAGTCCCACACAAAGGAAGGTAGTCAAAGGTATGAATACAGAAGGTGGGCTTATTGGGAGCCATTTCAGAAGTGTCTACCAAAGCCAGGACTAGGGTGAAGTGAGTGACATGCCAGGGGTACAGAATTGAAGGTAACACTTATTCTAGCACAGCCCTGAGAATGAATCCCACCAGATACCTCATTCACCTCACCCTGGTCCTGACCCTGCTGCCTGCCACATGCACCTAACACATCTATTCTGTTTTCTGCCTACCCAATTTGTGCTCCCTGCAGAGACACTAGCCTGAGCCTGTCTTCTCAGGCAACTACCTGTTCCATGGTGtgcattttctttcctccatGACCCTCTCCTGAATCTTAGTTGTTTTTTGTTCCAATTTTCCAGTATGCTCTTGGGGAAAAATGAGATGAAATAAGTCTAAATATTTAATCATTAATACCTAATTCTTACATAAGCTATATATTTAGAGCAGTATTTATTAGAATACCTTCCACATACCCAACTCACTGAGGATACTTAATGAACATGCAAATTCCACTCCTGGGTCCCATTCTAGACCCAGTGAATCGGGATCAGAATCTGAGAGATAGCATCCCTGGTGACTTAAGTTTGTTAAAACATAATGGCCTTTTGCATTTATGGAGTGACTTCATTAGTCATATGCCTTAACCCTAAAAAACTGAATTTCTATTCGGAAAATTTGGCAAAAATTTAGGGGCAAGAGCTGCGTGATTAGAGAGTCTTTTTTGGGTAGGGGAAATATCTCCTTGATAACCCTCAATATCTTGTGAGATAAACTACTTATTATTCTCACTTAAAAGCTGGTTGAActgatgatatattttaaagcataccTGAACCTACTCaaatggtttctttttccttggtATTACTAAATATGCATTACAGTGTTACCAAATGAATCCTTGGCTTTTCCTAGCAGTCCGTATTTTGTGATGAAGTCCATAGGAATGTGTTCAAGAGTCGCTGTACCTTTTCAATTAAAATGAGTTGCTAATTGCATCAGTGCTTATAGAGGAAACCATTATATCAGCCTCATTGACTCTGCTTTTCCCCACTAAATTACAGTCAGTTGCCTGAAATGTAATCAATTCCTGTATTGAAAATCAATCCTGTGTCTGCCTCTAGAGAATTCTCGCTCGTTTTTCTCCGTATTAGAGCTATCACACCATGCCAGTTACACAATGGATTCAGCCAAGTCAGAAGTAGAAGCAATGCCTGTCGCTATTGAAAACCACAGATTAGGTGCAGGGTCAGAGGCAATTACCCAACTGCAACGGAATCAAAAACTCAGATGTTATGTGGTGTGAGTTCCTTAGCATCCTCCTGGCTCATAGATCATGGGAGACCTGAGGGCAACCCAGTACCTGGTTGTAAATGAAGAGTCCTAGAGAAAGAAATTTCCCACTTTAAGAATAATgtaatgggctgggtgtggtggctcaagcctgtaatcccaacactttgtgaagTCGAGGTGggaaaggtcaggagtttgagaccagtctggccaacatggtgaaaccccatctctactaaatatgcaaaaattagctgggcgtggtgactcacacctgtagtctcagctacttgggaggctgaggcacaagaattgcttgaacccgggaggtggaagttgtactGAGCTGAGGTCATGAttacgccgctgcactccagcccaggcaagagtgagactacgtctcaaaataataattaataataataataataatgtactgaAGGATATTTGGATATTTGATTTTCTAGAAGGACAATCAAAATGACTTGACGAGGTATCATTGAAAGTCAGTGCTATTTCAGAAGTCTagctttctttaagaaaaaaatcacattcttgTAAACATATAACTTATTTGAATTCAGTAAGCCAATATGTGTTGCATTGTGCATTTATGTAAGAAAGTAAAGATCAGAAGGCAAAGCTCCATGTTTCAGGAGGTGTCTTTGAAACACAAAATGTAAGGtcagggaggtagggaggggctggggctggtcGGGGGCTGGGAGGCATGCTGAGGGGTCAGATGGTGTGTAAAAGGCA
This is a stretch of genomic DNA from Theropithecus gelada isolate Dixy chromosome 17, Tgel_1.0, whole genome shotgun sequence. It encodes these proteins:
- the FAM216B gene encoding protein FAM216B yields the protein MGQNWKRQQKLWNVPQLLFIRVPHSIYDTSLLKDLNQGQQRYFYSIMRIYNSRPQWEALQTRYIHSLQHQQLLGNFSHFFPLRYITQREALSYALVLRDSTKRASAKVAPQRTISRKTSAMTRRCPSVLPVSVVLLRAQSKRGQMLRN